From one Terriglobales bacterium genomic stretch:
- a CDS encoding serine hydrolase domain-containing protein — MIRLLALFFLFGSAVAQTAPKTSLPAKVDSYLAPYLSGNNFSGAVLIAQRGRVLVRQGYGMANRELGVANTPETRFQVASISKPFTAAGVLLLVEQGKVALSDPVAKFVPDFPHGDQITVEHLLTHTSGIPDVNGAPSYNEVSRFPQTPASLIAVFRDAPLDFPPGTKYAYSNSNYNLLARILEVVSGQDYGRYMREHVFTPLGLKATGHPANAADLIPLHASGYTPRGATGVENPPYLDWTVKTGNGSLYSTVDDLYAFHNAMVADKLLSRATREKIWTEGKGNRYGWFVRQRDGRLVISTNGTSPGFASVMDYYPADDLTVIVLSNISVTAVQSPIAGDLAAIARGEQREPPQVKPVAVAEKDLQRYAGEYQFGADFYRPNVKVRILVQDGALVFDWGNDFVTPLFPVARDEFMLRRYWARILFTPEGVVYRDDKDYKAPRLATSH, encoded by the coding sequence ATGATCCGCCTACTGGCACTGTTCTTCCTGTTCGGTTCCGCGGTTGCCCAAACCGCGCCCAAGACTTCGCTCCCGGCGAAGGTCGACTCCTACCTCGCTCCTTACCTCTCCGGCAACAACTTCTCCGGCGCGGTCCTGATCGCGCAGCGCGGCCGCGTGCTGGTGCGCCAAGGCTACGGCATGGCAAACCGCGAACTGGGCGTCGCCAACACGCCCGAGACGCGCTTCCAGGTCGCGTCCATCTCGAAACCCTTCACGGCCGCCGGCGTGCTGCTGCTGGTCGAGCAGGGCAAGGTGGCGCTCTCCGACCCGGTCGCGAAGTTCGTGCCCGACTTCCCGCACGGCGACCAGATCACCGTCGAGCACCTGCTCACGCACACCTCCGGCATCCCCGACGTCAACGGCGCGCCCAGCTACAACGAGGTCTCGCGCTTCCCGCAGACCCCGGCCTCGCTCATCGCCGTCTTCCGCGACGCGCCGCTCGACTTCCCGCCCGGCACCAAGTACGCCTACAGCAACTCGAACTACAACCTGCTGGCGCGCATCCTCGAAGTGGTCTCCGGGCAGGACTACGGCCGGTACATGCGCGAGCACGTCTTCACGCCGCTCGGCCTGAAGGCGACCGGCCATCCCGCCAACGCCGCCGACCTGATCCCGCTGCATGCCTCGGGCTACACCCCGCGCGGCGCCACCGGCGTCGAGAACCCACCCTACCTCGACTGGACGGTCAAGACCGGCAACGGCTCGCTTTACTCCACGGTCGACGATCTCTACGCCTTTCACAACGCCATGGTCGCCGACAAGCTGCTCTCCCGCGCGACGCGCGAGAAGATCTGGACCGAAGGCAAAGGCAACCGCTACGGATGGTTCGTTCGCCAGCGCGACGGCCGCCTCGTCATCTCGACCAACGGCACCTCGCCCGGCTTCGCGTCGGTGATGGACTACTACCCTGCCGACGACCTCACCGTGATCGTGCTCAGCAACATCTCGGTCACCGCCGTGCAGTCGCCCATCGCCGGCGACCTCGCCGCCATCGCGCGCGGCGAGCAGCGCGAGCCTCCGCAGGTGAAGCCGGTCGCGGTCGCGGAGAAAGACCTCCAGCGTTACGCCGGCGAATACCAGTTCGGCGCCGACTTCTACCGGCCCAATGTCAAAGTCCGGATCCTCGTCCAGGACGGCGCGCTCGTCTTCGACTGGGGAAACGATTTTGTGACGCCCCTGTTTCCCGTCGCGCGCGACGAATTCATGCTGCGCCGCTATTGGGCTCGCATCCTCTTCACCCCCGAGGGCGTCGTCTACCGCGACGACAAGGACTACAAGGCCCCGCGCCTGGCCACTAGCCACTAG
- a CDS encoding SIMPL domain-containing protein gives MQRVVPEKIMKRLALALLLLCATFAVAQEHPSVAAQPNSVYVGADGKFEADPDTAVLSFGISPQDDTSKGAYDKAAKAAEQVRQILRSNGIDPKSAEMGFFSVQPMYDWKSGKQKLLGYRVSTNITVKLKQKDWEKLAPLTEQFAGIETVSGQNLGYELQEIEAAKKKAVEDAFMKARNSATAVTTAGGRALGELLYATVDVNEPVHILPMQARGAMKAMSAEATPAPTEGFSAQRITVTAHVNALFGMK, from the coding sequence ATGCAGAGAGTTGTCCCGGAGAAGATCATGAAGAGACTCGCGCTCGCCCTATTGCTGCTATGCGCCACGTTCGCCGTGGCCCAGGAACACCCGTCCGTCGCCGCGCAGCCCAACAGCGTCTACGTCGGTGCCGACGGCAAGTTCGAAGCCGACCCCGACACCGCCGTCCTCAGCTTCGGCATCTCGCCGCAGGACGACACCTCCAAGGGCGCCTACGACAAAGCCGCGAAAGCCGCCGAGCAGGTGCGCCAGATCCTGCGCTCCAACGGCATCGACCCCAAATCTGCCGAGATGGGCTTCTTTTCCGTCCAGCCGATGTACGACTGGAAGAGCGGCAAGCAGAAGCTCCTCGGCTACCGCGTCTCCACCAACATCACCGTGAAGCTCAAGCAGAAGGACTGGGAAAAACTCGCGCCGCTCACCGAGCAGTTTGCCGGCATCGAGACGGTCAGCGGCCAGAACCTCGGCTACGAGCTCCAGGAGATAGAAGCGGCCAAGAAGAAGGCCGTGGAAGACGCCTTCATGAAAGCGCGCAACTCCGCCACCGCGGTCACCACCGCCGGCGGCCGCGCGCTCGGCGAGCTGCTCTACGCCACCGTCGACGTCAACGAGCCGGTGCACATCCTGCCGATGCAGGCCCGCGGCGCGATGAAGGCGATGTCCGCCGAGGCCACGCCCGCGCCCACCGAGGGCTTTTCCGCCCAGCGCATCACGGTGACGGCGCACGTCAACGCGCTGTTCGGGATGAAGTAG
- a CDS encoding exo-beta-N-acetylmuramidase NamZ domain-containing protein, with amino-acid sequence MTRSQSYRALLFLLLLAAAASSWAAEDDAPKQIAPEKLAAVDAIYQQAIAKGEIAGAVVLVGHDDEIVYRRAFGKRWFGPAAEPMTTDTVFDMASLTKSLATATSIMRMVELGQLRLNDPLTRFLPECGSNGKDDITLRQLLTHYSGLAPDLDLRSQWSGYDTAIRLACAEKLPSPPGARFVYSDIGYLLLGEIVARVSKMPLPQYADAHIFQPLGMKRTRFLPPAEWRPQIAPTEFDGARWRGVVNDPTARRMGGVAGHAGLFSTADDLARFAQAMLDKKLLAPATIEKMTTPQQPANATVLRGLGWDIDSPFSSNRGELLPVGSYGHTGWAGTSLWIDPYTQTYIIILINRVGPAGNFTPSLRTRTATAVAAALRLEVKDEDRARIAAITGYNETLAGARRLASRNGSVKTGIDVLEETNFAALRPDKKNPRRVAVYTNQTGLDADGRRTVDVLARAEGLKLAAIFSPEHGLYGTADTEEVPDAVDPATGVMVYSLYRKGRRGRITPDLLRDIDAIVFDMQDAGARFYSYEVTLGYIMETAAQAGVEVVVLDRPNPVTGSFVQGPMAEGGPQRLINYVDVPVRHGMTLGELARMYNGERKLGAKLTVVPMRGWQRGDWFDSTGVAWVNPSPNLRSANQATLYPGVALVEGTNVSVGRGTDTPFEVLGAPWIRARELTDYLNARQLPGVRFVPVSFTPNDSKYKGERCQGVNLIVTSRNELDSPELGVELAVALRKLYPNDWKHEELPKILVNQRVYAAIVAAQDPRRIAEDWREGLEAFIQLRAKYLLYK; translated from the coding sequence TCGGCAAGCGCTGGTTCGGCCCGGCGGCCGAGCCGATGACCACCGACACCGTGTTCGACATGGCGTCGCTGACCAAGTCGCTGGCGACCGCGACCTCGATCATGCGGATGGTGGAACTCGGCCAGCTCCGGCTCAACGACCCGCTGACGCGCTTCCTCCCGGAGTGCGGGTCGAACGGCAAGGACGACATCACCCTCCGGCAGCTGCTCACGCACTACTCCGGCCTGGCGCCCGATCTCGACCTGCGGTCGCAGTGGTCGGGCTACGACACGGCCATTCGCCTGGCGTGCGCGGAAAAGCTGCCGTCGCCGCCGGGCGCGCGCTTCGTCTACAGCGACATCGGGTACCTGCTGCTGGGCGAGATCGTGGCGCGCGTGAGCAAGATGCCGCTGCCGCAATACGCCGACGCGCACATCTTCCAGCCGCTGGGGATGAAGCGCACGCGCTTCCTGCCGCCGGCGGAGTGGCGTCCGCAGATCGCGCCGACGGAATTCGACGGCGCGCGCTGGCGCGGCGTGGTCAACGACCCGACCGCGCGGCGCATGGGCGGAGTCGCGGGGCATGCGGGGCTGTTCTCGACCGCCGACGACCTGGCGCGCTTCGCCCAGGCGATGCTCGACAAGAAGCTGCTGGCGCCCGCGACCATCGAGAAGATGACGACGCCGCAGCAGCCGGCGAATGCGACCGTGCTGCGCGGGCTGGGCTGGGACATCGATTCGCCGTTCTCTTCGAACCGCGGCGAGCTGCTGCCCGTCGGCAGCTACGGCCACACCGGCTGGGCCGGGACGTCGCTGTGGATCGACCCCTACACGCAGACGTACATCATCATCTTGATCAACCGCGTCGGCCCGGCGGGGAACTTCACGCCCTCGCTGCGGACGCGCACGGCGACCGCGGTGGCGGCCGCGCTCAGGCTCGAGGTGAAAGACGAAGACCGCGCGCGCATCGCGGCCATCACCGGCTACAACGAGACGCTGGCGGGCGCGCGCCGGCTGGCGAGCCGCAACGGCAGCGTCAAGACCGGGATCGACGTCCTGGAAGAAACGAACTTCGCGGCGCTCCGGCCGGACAAGAAGAACCCGCGTCGCGTCGCGGTCTACACCAACCAGACCGGGCTCGACGCCGACGGCCGGCGCACGGTCGACGTCCTGGCGCGCGCCGAGGGCCTCAAGCTGGCGGCCATCTTCAGCCCGGAGCACGGGCTCTACGGCACGGCGGACACGGAAGAGGTGCCGGACGCCGTCGACCCGGCGACCGGCGTGATGGTCTACAGCCTGTACCGCAAGGGGCGGCGCGGGCGCATTACGCCCGACCTGCTGCGAGACATCGACGCCATCGTGTTCGACATGCAGGATGCCGGCGCGCGCTTCTACAGCTACGAGGTCACGCTCGGCTACATCATGGAGACCGCCGCGCAGGCCGGCGTGGAGGTCGTGGTGCTCGACCGCCCGAACCCGGTGACCGGCTCGTTCGTGCAGGGGCCGATGGCCGAAGGCGGTCCGCAGCGCCTCATCAATTACGTGGACGTGCCGGTGCGCCACGGCATGACGCTGGGTGAGCTGGCGCGGATGTACAACGGCGAGCGCAAGCTGGGAGCGAAGCTGACGGTCGTCCCGATGCGCGGCTGGCAGCGCGGCGACTGGTTCGATTCGACGGGCGTGGCGTGGGTGAACCCGTCGCCCAACCTGCGCAGCGCGAACCAGGCGACGCTCTATCCTGGGGTCGCGCTGGTGGAGGGGACGAACGTCTCGGTCGGCCGCGGCACCGACACGCCGTTCGAGGTCCTGGGCGCGCCCTGGATCCGAGCGCGCGAGCTGACCGACTACCTGAACGCGCGCCAGTTGCCGGGCGTGCGCTTCGTGCCGGTGAGCTTCACGCCCAACGATTCGAAATACAAAGGCGAGCGCTGCCAGGGCGTGAACCTCATCGTGACCAGCCGCAACGAGCTCGACTCGCCGGAGCTGGGCGTGGAGCTGGCGGTCGCGCTGCGGAAGCTCTATCCCAACGACTGGAAGCACGAGGAGTTGCCGAAGATCCTGGTGAACCAGCGCGTCTACGCCGCGATCGTCGCGGCGCAAGACCCGCGGCGCATCGCGGAGGACTGGCGCGAAGGCCTGGAAGCCTTCATCCAGCTGCGCGCGAAGTACCTGCTCTACAAGTAG